From the Octadecabacter antarcticus 307 genome, one window contains:
- a CDS encoding arginyltransferase: protein MRHSLPIAPLFYVTAPQPCPYLAGRMERKLFTALQGDAAEKLNNTLSKQGFRRSQNVLYRPSCTDCSACLSARIKVADFAPSKSQKRVLKRNADLSRSASSPWATEGQYALFRDYLDSRHATGGMADMDLFEFAAMVEETPIRTRLIEYRSLLVDASKMDATADRDPYDGLRAVSLTDVLDDGLSMVYSFFAPELAKSSVGTYLILDHIQIARDLDLPYVYLGYWVPGSDKMGYKANFKGVEIFRKGAWEVLSHPDDYSSEINPIAVAPIAEQLARIALPDQQS from the coding sequence ATGCGTCATAGCCTTCCCATTGCGCCGCTGTTTTACGTAACGGCCCCCCAACCCTGCCCGTATTTGGCCGGCAGGATGGAGCGTAAGCTGTTCACAGCGTTGCAAGGCGACGCAGCCGAGAAGCTGAACAATACATTGTCCAAACAGGGATTTCGGCGATCACAAAATGTACTATATCGCCCGTCCTGTACCGATTGTTCGGCCTGCCTGTCCGCGCGCATCAAGGTGGCGGACTTTGCGCCGTCCAAAAGCCAGAAGCGCGTGCTGAAACGCAACGCTGATCTCAGCCGCAGCGCGTCATCACCCTGGGCGACCGAAGGCCAATATGCCCTGTTTCGCGACTACCTTGATAGCCGCCACGCCACGGGCGGGATGGCCGACATGGATCTTTTCGAATTTGCTGCCATGGTCGAAGAAACCCCGATCCGCACGCGCCTGATTGAATACCGGTCTTTGCTGGTGGATGCCAGCAAGATGGATGCGACGGCCGACAGAGACCCCTACGACGGGCTGCGCGCTGTCAGCCTGACAGACGTTCTCGATGATGGCCTGTCGATGGTCTATTCCTTCTTTGCGCCCGAGCTGGCAAAATCCTCTGTCGGCACCTACCTGATCCTTGATCACATCCAGATCGCCCGCGACCTTGACCTGCCCTATGTCTACCTTGGCTACTGGGTGCCGGGGTCTGACAAAATGGGCTATAAGGCGAACTTCAAAGGCGTCGAAATTTTCCGCAAAGGCGCGTGGGAGGTGTTGAGCCACCCCGATGATTATTCATCCGAAATTAACCCGATCGCCGTTGCGCCTATCGCCGAACAGCTCGCGCGCATCGCGTTGCCAGACCAGCAAAGCTAA
- a CDS encoding TRAP transporter large permease — MFFGLDGVEVGLIIVFLCLFSGILSGFPVAFAISGAAVISFTIVAALDSGGYLIHQAIDKSSAEYAALIADGIRTDVISVFRYPDLPRIGEAVFVGGWETAIDRNLSFVVNRMNERVLAGQSIETLLAVAMFVLMGITLERSKIADDLLTTMSRVFGGLPGGLAVSVVVVGAFLAASTGIVGATVVTMGLLSLPTMLRAGYSKELATGVIAASGTLGQIIPPSIVIVLLGTLAGDLYSAAQETRASLVGCSDALTYLGSPAVLSVGTLFQAALLPGILLAFLYAAYAFCYALLNPSKAPAVSVGASTGEAITRSGGLTWFLAVPGGLVILLVFLMNLGVVGSQSIIVDSFTDTGKTASLRTNVSPDCAVAMQDLHGDEAWLAAVSEQTAIDDAGGVVQARELSDEERAERVIQRVLDAPKIGTGIAILALFLALVLTTARGVSPSSSSGPLIAGGVGILLLLLADVVLISALTTPGVTTLIIILPLLLVMWSMRPALARLAKNELLRVVFPPLVLIIAVLGSILGGVTNPTPAAALGAGGAIMLAAYRKLADQEKSGKIILLATGAVALMLIVGVNFDMRVGLEDVAFENYIAFVFALSMFLFAMFGLFYACTVLWLGGVLTPVVRETAKVTSMVFTILIGSQMLNLVVISFGGEHYIQQFLRSFDDEWTVFLIVMLVLFVLGFVLDFLEIIYIVIPIVGPVIYGGTFDPKWVTIMIAVNLQTSFLTPPFGFALFYLRGVAPKEVTTGHIYRGVIPFVVIQVFGLLVLALVPGIVTIVPNLLN, encoded by the coding sequence ATGTTTTTCGGTTTAGATGGCGTAGAAGTTGGCCTGATTATTGTATTCTTGTGCCTGTTCTCGGGCATCCTTTCTGGCTTTCCAGTGGCGTTTGCCATCAGTGGGGCTGCGGTTATTTCGTTCACGATTGTCGCGGCTTTGGATAGTGGTGGCTATCTTATCCACCAAGCGATTGACAAATCATCGGCCGAATACGCTGCGCTGATTGCCGACGGGATCAGGACCGACGTGATATCTGTGTTCCGCTACCCAGACTTGCCCCGAATAGGGGAAGCTGTGTTTGTCGGTGGCTGGGAAACGGCGATTGATCGCAACTTGTCGTTTGTTGTGAACCGGATGAACGAACGCGTTCTTGCAGGCCAGTCGATTGAAACGCTGCTCGCGGTGGCGATGTTCGTGTTGATGGGGATCACTCTGGAGCGTTCCAAGATCGCTGACGATTTGCTGACCACCATGAGCCGCGTTTTTGGCGGCCTTCCAGGCGGTTTGGCGGTTTCGGTTGTCGTGGTGGGTGCGTTCCTCGCGGCATCGACAGGCATTGTCGGCGCGACCGTTGTGACCATGGGTCTGCTGTCGTTGCCAACGATGTTGCGGGCGGGCTATTCCAAAGAACTCGCCACTGGCGTTATCGCGGCGTCTGGCACATTGGGCCAGATTATTCCGCCATCCATCGTGATCGTGCTGTTGGGCACTTTGGCGGGGGATTTGTATTCCGCAGCGCAAGAAACCCGGGCCTCACTTGTGGGCTGTTCGGACGCGCTGACCTATCTGGGCTCACCTGCAGTTTTGTCGGTCGGTACGCTGTTTCAAGCGGCGCTGTTGCCCGGTATCTTGCTGGCGTTTCTCTATGCGGCCTATGCGTTTTGCTATGCGCTGTTGAATCCCAGCAAAGCGCCAGCAGTGTCGGTGGGGGCCAGCACAGGCGAGGCGATTACCCGAAGCGGAGGTCTGACATGGTTCCTCGCAGTGCCGGGTGGTCTGGTCATTCTGCTGGTGTTCTTGATGAACCTCGGCGTGGTAGGCAGCCAGTCGATTATTGTCGATAGCTTTACTGATACAGGGAAGACGGCCAGCTTGCGCACGAACGTGTCGCCCGACTGCGCCGTCGCGATGCAAGATTTGCACGGTGATGAAGCATGGTTGGCAGCCGTTTCGGAGCAAACTGCAATCGATGACGCGGGTGGCGTGGTTCAAGCGCGTGAACTTAGTGACGAAGAACGCGCTGAACGGGTGATCCAACGGGTACTGGATGCGCCGAAAATCGGCACTGGTATTGCCATCCTTGCACTGTTTCTGGCGTTGGTTCTGACAACAGCGCGCGGCGTATCCCCGAGTTCGAGCTCTGGCCCGCTGATCGCTGGCGGCGTCGGGATATTGTTGCTGCTGCTGGCCGACGTGGTGTTGATCAGCGCGCTGACGACGCCCGGCGTGACGACGTTGATTATCATTTTGCCACTGCTTTTGGTGATGTGGTCCATGCGTCCAGCGCTTGCGCGTTTGGCGAAAAACGAACTGTTGCGTGTGGTCTTTCCGCCGTTGGTGTTGATCATCGCGGTTCTCGGGTCGATCCTTGGCGGTGTCACCAACCCGACGCCGGCGGCCGCTTTGGGCGCGGGTGGCGCGATTATGCTGGCGGCCTATCGCAAGCTGGCTGATCAGGAAAAGTCCGGCAAGATCATCTTGCTCGCGACGGGTGCTGTGGCGTTGATGCTGATTGTCGGCGTTAATTTCGACATGCGCGTCGGCCTAGAAGATGTGGCGTTCGAAAATTACATCGCGTTTGTCTTTGCGCTGTCGATGTTCTTGTTCGCGATGTTCGGTCTGTTTTACGCCTGCACCGTGTTGTGGCTTGGCGGCGTTCTGACGCCGGTTGTGCGCGAAACTGCAAAAGTCACGAGCATGGTTTTCACCATCCTGATCGGGTCGCAAATGCTCAACCTCGTGGTGATTTCGTTTGGTGGGGAACATTATATCCAGCAATTCCTGCGCAGCTTTGACGATGAATGGACTGTGTTCCTGATCGTGATGTTGGTGCTGTTTGTGCTGGGCTTCGTTTTGGATTTTCTGGAGATCATCTACATCGTGATCCCCATTGTCGGCCCCGTGATTTACGGCGGCACGTTTGATCCCAAGTGGGTGACGATCATGATTGCGGTGAACCTGCAGACGTCGTTCCTGACGCCACCCTTCGGGTTTGCGCTGTTCTATTTGCGCGGGGTCGCGCCGAAAGAAGTCACGACGGGCCATATTTATCGTGGCGTAATACCGTTCGTGGTGATCCAAGTGTTTGGGTTGCTTGTTCTTGCGTTGGTGCCTGGGATCGTGACGATTGTGCCAAACCTGCTGAACTGA